Proteins encoded by one window of Simiduia curdlanivorans:
- a CDS encoding DUF1631 family protein, producing the protein MTVSGKSTTTGKSTTTTSAEASVIERLKACQKIVVEASKNQLVEFMKQFSEALNGLVSEAKTDQERSKANEILREFNEKQEVLERYFCGYLGEGFIKFKNKTLSTETGEEKYNGDMLSLVENADLEETIAIASITRRADAQVSEAMWALNQRFAMLNGGDKVEDKGNPISPVQFCESLRKALRKLELNTKAKILAYKQFDLHFIPVSWI; encoded by the coding sequence ATGACCGTATCGGGTAAATCAACCACAACTGGCAAGTCAACCACTACCACATCGGCAGAGGCCAGCGTTATTGAACGCTTGAAGGCCTGCCAAAAAATCGTTGTCGAAGCGAGCAAAAATCAGCTCGTGGAATTCATGAAGCAATTCTCAGAAGCGTTGAATGGTTTGGTCAGCGAAGCAAAAACTGATCAAGAGCGTTCGAAAGCAAATGAAATTTTGCGTGAATTCAACGAAAAGCAGGAAGTGTTAGAGCGCTATTTTTGCGGCTATTTGGGTGAGGGGTTTATTAAGTTTAAAAATAAAACCCTAAGCACCGAAACCGGTGAGGAAAAATACAATGGCGACATGCTGTCTCTGGTCGAAAATGCCGACTTGGAAGAAACTATCGCTATAGCCTCTATTACTCGACGCGCCGACGCGCAAGTATCTGAGGCCATGTGGGCGCTAAATCAACGCTTTGCCATGCTCAACGGCGGCGACAAAGTTGAAGACAAAGGTAACCCCATAAGCCCCGTGCAGTTTTGTGAGTCGTTGCGCAAGGCACTGCGCAAGCTGGAGCTAAATACCAAAGCAAAAATTCTCGCCTACAAGCAATTTGATTTACATTTTATTCCCGTCTCGTGGATTTGA
- a CDS encoding adenosine kinase, giving the protein MTHFDIYGIGAALVDTEIQASDQQLQDWGIEKGVMTLVDEARQNELLAAMGEHLLGAARASGGSAANTIIGASYLGAACAYACRVADDDNGHFYLRDMKDAGVHIPQGANTQLPEGVSGKCLVIITPDAERTMNTFLGASEKLSTEDIDIEALKQARYVYIEGYLVTSETGRPAAIHARQTAEQAGVKTALSLSDPAMVKFFRAGLADMIGEKVDLLFCNLEEALGFTETNTIAAATQALKQYARAFAITLGAEGALLFDGEKDIKVAGHPAKAIDTNGAGDMFAGAFLFGLSQNWSFEKAGDLANKAAAQVVSQYGPRLTASQYRALL; this is encoded by the coding sequence ATGACACATTTTGATATTTACGGCATTGGCGCCGCCTTGGTCGACACTGAAATCCAAGCCAGCGATCAACAATTGCAAGATTGGGGCATAGAGAAGGGCGTCATGACCCTAGTGGACGAGGCTCGCCAAAACGAACTCTTGGCAGCCATGGGCGAGCACCTTTTGGGCGCAGCCCGCGCCAGCGGCGGCTCGGCGGCAAACACCATCATTGGCGCCAGCTACTTAGGCGCAGCCTGCGCCTACGCCTGCCGCGTCGCCGACGACGATAATGGCCACTTCTATTTGCGCGACATGAAAGATGCCGGCGTGCATATTCCGCAAGGTGCCAACACCCAACTGCCCGAGGGCGTCAGCGGCAAATGCTTGGTGATAATTACCCCCGACGCCGAGCGCACCATGAACACCTTTCTGGGTGCGAGCGAAAAATTAAGCACCGAAGACATCGATATCGAGGCGCTAAAACAGGCGCGCTACGTCTATATTGAAGGCTACCTCGTCACCTCTGAAACCGGTAGACCCGCGGCCATTCATGCGCGGCAAACGGCCGAACAGGCCGGCGTGAAAACAGCCCTTAGCTTAAGCGACCCAGCCATGGTGAAATTTTTCCGGGCCGGGCTAGCCGACATGATCGGCGAAAAAGTCGATTTACTGTTTTGCAATCTTGAAGAAGCCCTGGGCTTTACCGAAACCAACACGATTGCCGCCGCAACGCAGGCACTCAAACAATACGCGCGCGCCTTTGCCATTACCCTCGGCGCCGAGGGCGCGCTGCTGTTCGACGGCGAAAAAGACATAAAGGTGGCTGGGCATCCGGCTAAGGCCATAGACACCAACGGTGCTGGCGACATGTTTGCCGGTGCGTTTTTGTTTGGCTTGAGTCAGAACTGGTCCTTTGAAAAAGCCGGCGACTTGGCCAATAAAGCGGCCGCGCAAGTGGTCAGCCAATACGGCCCGAGGTTGACGGCAAGCCAGTACCGCGCACTGCTGTAG
- a CDS encoding putative bifunctional diguanylate cyclase/phosphodiesterase: MKPTAIPLNDEVIGEHELLAHSSDCVLTLDRRGALVAINAAGRKIFSGIKNLSEPLLGRSLLSLLGREEGDRPEQAFASLLAMFYREGGVMLRGTNAAGQPLALQWVATAPLGDEVTLLLKDASLSQPFRSELVALKEQFQVALFSVTDAVIVTDSEGRIETLNPTARSLLKVSAHSAVGVELCQLFTLFDGDSHRPLPCLVTDALRRGRLCNSAENACLFVSGEAPVMISAVASPFRNSQRDIAGCVLVFRDASQSRRVSARMNWQATHDGLTQLPNREHFEAELAREVARAKVGAGGHGLLVIDIYQFRVINDTCGQGAGDALLVCLAEAFSKSLRSQDLLARIGSDEFGVLLRGATLAGTQRVAELLVQAAQQLDFSWQGRAIKVAICVGAMAIDIDTDAEGQALAAATAACEAAKEIGRNRIHLHSNLNSATVERRRNEMHWVSKITAALAEDRLVMYVQPVISVATPGDANHFEVLVRMREGDKIIPPGQFLPAAERYGLMDEIDRTVLLKVIDFIAQTPDSPHSFAVNISGTTISDDSFANFVLSEVENSGINASRLHFEITETAAVGNLRAALKLMNSLKALGCKFYLDDFGSGLSSFAYLKGLPVDYLKIDGSFVKAMTPGSIDFAMVSSINHLAKVMGLKTVAEFVENSDVLALLEEIGVDYAQGYYFAEPAPMLALIKS; this comes from the coding sequence TTGAAGCCCACGGCTATACCCCTTAATGACGAAGTGATTGGTGAGCATGAACTGCTCGCTCACTCGAGCGATTGCGTGTTGACGTTGGATCGGCGCGGTGCCTTAGTTGCCATTAACGCCGCAGGGCGAAAAATCTTCTCCGGTATTAAAAACCTGTCAGAGCCACTACTGGGTCGCTCGCTGCTGTCGTTATTAGGCCGGGAAGAGGGTGATAGACCTGAGCAAGCCTTTGCATCGCTGTTGGCGATGTTCTATCGGGAGGGCGGTGTGATGCTGCGTGGCACTAACGCCGCGGGCCAACCGCTGGCTTTGCAGTGGGTTGCCACAGCACCGCTCGGCGATGAGGTGACCTTGCTGCTAAAAGATGCGAGTTTGTCTCAACCCTTCCGCTCCGAGCTTGTAGCCTTAAAAGAGCAGTTCCAGGTAGCCCTGTTTTCAGTTACCGATGCGGTGATTGTCACCGACTCCGAGGGCCGCATAGAAACCTTGAACCCAACGGCGCGCAGTCTGTTAAAAGTATCGGCTCATAGCGCGGTTGGCGTCGAGCTGTGCCAGCTATTTACCTTGTTTGATGGCGACAGCCATCGGCCTCTACCCTGTCTCGTCACCGATGCTTTGCGCCGAGGCCGGCTGTGTAATTCCGCCGAAAACGCGTGTTTATTCGTTAGCGGCGAGGCGCCGGTGATGATTTCTGCAGTTGCATCGCCGTTTCGCAATAGCCAGCGCGATATCGCCGGTTGCGTTCTGGTGTTTAGGGATGCCAGTCAAAGCCGGCGTGTATCGGCGCGCATGAACTGGCAGGCCACCCACGACGGCTTGACCCAGCTCCCCAACCGGGAGCACTTTGAAGCCGAGTTGGCGCGCGAAGTCGCGCGCGCAAAAGTGGGCGCTGGCGGCCATGGGCTGCTGGTTATCGACATTTACCAGTTTCGCGTCATTAACGATACCTGCGGTCAGGGCGCGGGCGATGCACTGTTAGTGTGTTTGGCAGAGGCGTTTAGTAAATCCCTGAGAAGTCAGGATTTATTGGCCCGCATTGGTAGCGATGAGTTTGGTGTACTGCTGCGAGGCGCCACCTTGGCGGGTACTCAGCGGGTGGCAGAGTTATTGGTTCAGGCCGCTCAGCAATTGGATTTTAGCTGGCAGGGGCGAGCCATAAAGGTTGCGATTTGTGTCGGCGCTATGGCTATCGACATAGATACGGATGCCGAGGGGCAGGCGCTGGCCGCGGCTACCGCCGCCTGTGAGGCCGCCAAAGAAATTGGCCGCAATCGCATTCATTTACACAGCAATTTAAATTCGGCAACCGTTGAGCGGCGTCGAAACGAAATGCACTGGGTCTCGAAAATTACCGCAGCGCTGGCTGAAGATAGACTGGTGATGTATGTCCAGCCCGTGATCAGTGTCGCCACCCCTGGTGATGCGAACCATTTTGAAGTGCTGGTGAGAATGCGCGAAGGCGACAAGATTATTCCTCCTGGGCAGTTTTTACCGGCAGCTGAGCGCTATGGATTGATGGATGAAATAGATCGCACCGTGTTGTTGAAGGTTATCGACTTTATCGCGCAAACACCCGATAGCCCGCACAGTTTTGCAGTCAATATTTCCGGTACTACGATTAGCGATGATTCCTTTGCCAATTTTGTCTTAAGCGAGGTTGAAAACAGCGGCATCAATGCGAGCCGCCTGCACTTTGAAATTACCGAAACTGCGGCGGTGGGGAATTTGCGCGCGGCTTTGAAACTGATGAACAGTTTAAAAGCTTTGGGTTGCAAGTTTTATCTCGATGACTTTGGCAGCGGCCTGTCGTCTTTCGCTTACCTAAAAGGTTTGCCGGTGGATTATCTTAAAATTGACGGCAGTTTCGTGAAGGCCATGACCCCCGGCTCGATTGATTTCGCCATGGTCAGCAGCATTAATCATTTGGCCAAGGTTATGGGCCTAAAAACCGTTGCGGAATTTGTTGAAAATAGCGACGTATTGGCGCTGCTGGAAGAGATAGGTGTGGATTATGCGCAGGGTTATTACTTTGCCGAGCCAGCACCCATGCTGGCGTTGATCAAGTCATAA
- the mrcB gene encoding penicillin-binding protein 1B: MAKKATRKKRPAAKAGRRWWPWIRNFTLLAAVLGLVALVIIDRQVRLKFEGKKWALPARVYAQPLELYDQARMSPELLEAQLKRLGYQPVVKISGSGQFERVQQGGVANYVIATRGFDFWDRKEAAEIWQLRLRHGRVDFLKPQSGPDDVMRLEPEQIGGIFPAHLEDRELVKLADIPPLLGETLIAVEDKHFLDHQGISFRAIARALVANIQAGGVAQGGSTLTQQLVKNFYLTNERSLTRKGLEAVMALLLELHYSKAEILETYLNEVYLGQQGAKSINGFALASLHYFRKPLAELGTDQIALLVGLVKGASYYNPWRSPERAKARRDLVLGVMRDTGLISAQQYQHNVARPLRISKQNSEPVTRYANFLDLVKRQLKRDYDSADLQSEGLRIFTTLDVRVQSQVEQQLANQLKRIEADYKLAANGLQGAAIVVQVGTAEVLALAGDRKPSVAGFNRALDAHRQIGSLAKPAVFLAALSQPQSYQLSTLISDSPVRVAGPDGEWAPRNYSHQSHGEVPLVEALAHSYNQATARLGMQLGLSRVASALSQLGGAAEVPRVPAMLLGAVNMTPIDVAEQYHTLAADGFYSPLRAIRDVTTREGKPLNRYALAVEPRFSPAAVYQLQYGLRAVMREGTGKGAYQYLPAELDVAGKTGTTNDQRDSWFAGFSADHVAVAWVGRDDNGTTPLTGATGALPIWANIMANIDTQSLNAPAPEGIAFHWVDGPSGRASAENCQHARWVPFSAGREPEGRAPCAYVENPIKFLVEKPMAVIVNARVLRILLALLPVLLVGCASQIEAPKPDKADTATPASSSSEVPTRSEALLRLIGQAQAAYQAGSYQRTIDLAERGLRMDRYAPELYLLLAQGYYGLDLPAQAVSFARLGLRYVSARPELKPALQALAEPD; encoded by the coding sequence ATGGCGAAGAAAGCAACGCGCAAAAAAAGACCTGCGGCCAAGGCTGGCCGACGCTGGTGGCCATGGATTCGCAATTTCACACTGCTCGCGGCGGTGCTCGGGTTAGTGGCACTGGTGATCATCGATCGCCAAGTTCGGCTTAAATTTGAAGGCAAGAAATGGGCGCTGCCGGCGCGCGTTTATGCCCAACCCTTGGAGCTATACGACCAAGCGAGAATGTCACCCGAGCTGCTGGAAGCGCAATTGAAGCGTTTAGGTTATCAGCCGGTGGTAAAAATTTCTGGCTCGGGTCAGTTTGAACGGGTTCAGCAAGGCGGAGTGGCGAATTATGTTATCGCGACCCGGGGCTTTGATTTTTGGGATCGCAAAGAGGCTGCAGAGATTTGGCAATTGCGCTTGCGCCATGGCCGGGTTGATTTTCTCAAGCCGCAATCTGGCCCAGACGATGTCATGCGCCTAGAGCCGGAGCAAATTGGCGGCATTTTTCCCGCGCACTTAGAAGACCGCGAACTGGTTAAGCTAGCCGATATTCCACCCTTGCTGGGCGAAACGCTGATAGCCGTAGAAGATAAGCACTTTCTCGATCACCAAGGCATTTCCTTTCGCGCCATTGCCCGCGCGCTGGTGGCCAATATCCAAGCCGGTGGCGTCGCGCAAGGCGGCAGCACCTTAACCCAGCAATTGGTGAAAAATTTTTATTTGACCAATGAGCGAAGCCTCACACGCAAGGGCTTAGAGGCGGTGATGGCGCTGCTGTTGGAGCTGCACTACAGCAAGGCCGAAATTTTGGAAACTTACCTCAATGAGGTTTACCTCGGTCAGCAGGGGGCGAAATCTATCAATGGTTTTGCCTTGGCGTCGCTGCATTATTTTCGCAAACCCCTTGCCGAGTTGGGCACAGACCAAATCGCACTGCTGGTCGGGCTGGTGAAAGGCGCTTCCTACTACAACCCTTGGCGCTCGCCCGAGCGGGCTAAGGCGCGTCGAGATTTGGTGCTGGGTGTGATGCGCGACACGGGTCTGATCAGCGCCCAACAATACCAGCACAATGTGGCGCGGCCACTGCGCATCAGCAAGCAAAACAGCGAGCCGGTGACCCGCTATGCCAATTTTCTCGATCTTGTAAAGCGCCAATTGAAACGCGATTACGACAGCGCCGATTTGCAGTCCGAGGGCTTGAGGATTTTTACCACTCTCGATGTTCGCGTGCAAAGCCAAGTGGAGCAGCAGCTGGCCAATCAGCTCAAGCGTATTGAAGCGGATTATAAATTAGCGGCTAACGGCCTGCAGGGGGCGGCGATTGTGGTGCAGGTTGGCACTGCGGAAGTACTGGCTCTGGCCGGCGATCGCAAGCCCTCGGTTGCTGGATTCAACCGCGCACTCGATGCCCATCGCCAGATTGGCTCGCTGGCCAAACCGGCGGTTTTTCTGGCGGCGCTATCGCAGCCACAGAGCTATCAATTGTCGACCTTGATCAGCGATTCGCCGGTGCGTGTAGCGGGCCCGGATGGCGAATGGGCGCCGCGCAATTACTCGCATCAAAGTCACGGCGAAGTGCCCCTAGTTGAAGCCCTAGCGCACTCCTACAATCAGGCCACCGCGCGTTTAGGCATGCAGCTTGGCTTGAGTCGAGTGGCGAGCGCGCTAAGCCAATTGGGCGGTGCTGCTGAGGTGCCGCGGGTGCCGGCTATGTTGCTCGGCGCCGTCAACATGACGCCCATTGATGTGGCCGAGCAATACCATACCTTGGCCGCAGACGGCTTTTATTCGCCGCTGCGCGCTATCCGCGATGTCACCACCCGCGAAGGTAAACCGTTAAACCGCTACGCCTTGGCGGTAGAGCCACGTTTTTCGCCGGCTGCGGTCTATCAGTTGCAATACGGCCTGCGCGCGGTGATGCGCGAGGGTACGGGCAAGGGTGCCTATCAATACTTGCCGGCGGAGCTGGATGTGGCGGGTAAAACCGGTACGACCAACGATCAGCGCGACAGTTGGTTTGCCGGTTTTAGTGCCGACCACGTGGCAGTTGCTTGGGTCGGTCGGGACGACAACGGCACCACGCCTCTGACCGGTGCCACGGGCGCGCTACCCATTTGGGCTAATATTATGGCCAATATCGACACCCAGAGCTTGAATGCGCCGGCGCCGGAGGGGATAGCTTTCCACTGGGTCGATGGTCCATCCGGGCGCGCCAGCGCCGAGAATTGTCAGCATGCCCGCTGGGTTCCCTTCAGTGCCGGCAGGGAGCCGGAAGGCCGGGCCCCCTGCGCCTATGTTGAGAACCCGATAAAATTTTTGGTGGAAAAACCTATGGCAGTAATCGTTAACGCCCGTGTCTTGAGAATTTTGCTTGCTCTCCTGCCGGTGCTTTTGGTGGGTTGCGCTAGCCAGATAGAGGCGCCTAAGCCAGATAAAGCCGATACAGCCACACCGGCGAGCTCCAGCTCTGAAGTCCCGACCCGTTCAGAGGCGCTATTGCGCTTGATCGGCCAAGCACAAGCGGCTTACCAAGCCGGTAGTTATCAGCGCACTATTGATCTAGCCGAGCGCGGCTTGCGTATGGATCGCTACGCACCGGAACTCTACCTGCTACTGGCGCAAGGTTATTATGGCTTGGATTTGCCCGCGCAGGCGGTGAGTTTTGCCCGGCTCGGGCTGCGCTACGTGAGCGCTCGACCGGAGCTGAAGCCCGCGCTGCAAGCGCTGGCCGAGCCAGACTGA